A region of Leptidea sinapis chromosome 4, ilLepSina1.1, whole genome shotgun sequence DNA encodes the following proteins:
- the LOC126979700 gene encoding solute carrier family 12 member 9 isoform X1, producing MGDFHLRTNPSMMEEILDPLTPSVNDSTSSGIMNKLRMRLTNVPSTTPTNEGYVEFGEFRAQSPGIKKVGTFAGVFCPVVLSMFSALIFIRMGYLVGNAGVIVTLAQFGMAYLIVGFTVTSICAISTNGAVEGGGVYFMLSRTLGPECGGAIGTLFFFANVVSSALCISACTEALMENFGESGYLVSSGGLPDGDWYRFLYRSTLNAVGLSVSLAGASLFARTSLAIWLTMVVCLASAFLSFFIIKPTMIEKPDTNHLVNDTHFSYTGLNMATFYENLYPQYGRDYTTDDGELVDFASVFGVLFTGVTGVMAGANMSGELKSPSRSIPLGTLTALLFTGISYVLLTFLTAATCSRALLQNNYVYLLPINIWKPFIAVGMLTATFSAGLSNLIGASRVLEALAKDNIFGFLLRPMVSRSGNPVMAVVMSWLLVQVGIMAGSLNTIAQVNSVLFMTSYFAINLACLGLDLASAPNFRPTFKHFSWLTSLLGLVGCAALIFALRPAYAFAVALACSSLVVALHFLSPAASEPKWGSLSQALIFHQVRKYLLLLDPRREHVKFWRPQMLLLISSPRQAAPLIDFVNDQKKGGLFVIGHVRVGQLDGSGDPLALEHSYWLKLIDHLKVKAFVELCLAESIRSGAAHLTRLAGLGAMKPDTVLLGFRDTATPKDFFRDPMSPYKTDQFDPDSGDIMFPTRTSVATRISAGEYVRMMADVLCVNKNICLCRHFHTLDMAAVERRSPNLKYIDVWLVDILRPDAEQAFSVPALFALQLAAVVRSARGWQHLHLRAHVPLTTPQNMSADSNGQRSVTDRLDDLLKLLRINATTHAVSDWPMLEDLGPWREGGFENPGIYSRVPASYLRIVNTIIKHRCAEGTAVTFIQLPQPPALRPSGDDEALCEQYLKVLDDLTVNLSPTILVRGLKSVTSTDL from the exons GTTATCTCGTGGGCAATGCCGGGGTTATAGTGACGTTAGCACAATTCGGCATGGCCTACCTAATAGTAGGATTTACTGTCACATCCATTTGCGCTATATCAACCAATGGTGCTGTCGAAGGGGGTGGAGTTTACT TTATGTTAAGCAGGACGTTGGGCCCGGAGTGCGGCGGCGCGATAGGAACTCTGTTCTTCTTCGCTAATGTAGTGTCGAGCGCGCTTTGTATCTCCGCTTGCACTGAAGCTTTGATGGAGAACTTTGGCGAGAGTG GTTATCTGGTTTCCAGCGGAGGTTTACCAGACGGTGATTGGTACCGGTTCCTCTACAGGTCCACGCTAAACGCCGTAGGACTGAGTGTCTCTCTAGCGGGCGCGTCATTGTTCGCCAGGACGAGTCTGGCCATCTGGCTCACGATGGTGGTCTGTCTCGCCAGCGCCTTCCTTAGTTTCTTCATCATCAAACCGACTATG ATAGAGAAGCCGGACACTAATCACCTGGTGAACGACACACACTTCAGCTATACGGGTCTGAATATGGCCACCTTCTACGAGAACTTATACCCTCAATATGGCAGGGACTACACCACAGATGATGGGGAATTGGTGGACTTCGCGTCGGTGTTTGGAGTACTGTTCACTGGCGTTACGGGAGTGATGGCCGGGGCCAACATGAGTG GTGAACTGAAGAGTCCGTCACGCAGTATACCCCTGGGCACGCTGACAGCACTGCTGTTCACCGGCATCTCGTACGTGCTGCTGACCTTCCTTACAGCGGCTACCTGCTCCAGGGCTCTGCTGCAGAACAACTACGTCTATCTACTGCCTATTAACATCTGGAAACCGTTTATTGCAGTCG GTATGTTGACTGCGACCTTCTCAGCCGGACTGTCAAATTTAATCGGCGCTTCGAGAGTGCTTGAGGCTTTAGCTAAGGATAACATATTTg GATTTCTTCTTCGGCCGATGGTATCGCGATCTGGCAACCCAGTAATGGCGGTGGTGATGTCATGGCTCCTCGTGCAGGTCGGAATAATGGCGGGCTCGCTGAATACCATCGCTCAg GTAAACTCTGTTCTATTTATGACGAGCTACTTCGCTATCAACCTGGCGTGTCTCGGCTTGGATCTTGCTTCGGCGCCTAACTTTAG ACCCACCTTCAAGCACTTCTCGTGGCTGACGTCCCTCCTGGGCCTGGTGGGTTGCGCGGCCCTGATCTTCGCCCTCCGGCCCGCATACGCGTTCGCGGTGGCCCTAGCATGTAGCTCGCTGGTGGTCGCGCTCCACTTCCTGTCTCCCGCGGCCTCCGAGCCCAAGTGGGGCAGCTTGAGTCAAGCACTTATATTTCACCAG GTTCGCAAGTACCTGCTCCTGCTGGACCCCCGGCGCGAGCACGTCAAGTTCTGGCGCCCTCAGATGCTGCTGCTGATCTCGTCTCCGCGACAAGCGGCGCCGCTCATCGACTTTGTTAATGATCAGAAAAAG GGTGGTCTGTTTGTGATCGGGCATGTTAGAGTCGGTCAGTTAGATGGTAGCGGGGACCCCCTGGCCCTAGAGCACTCCTACTGGCTGAAGCTGATCGACCATCTTAAG gTGAAAGCTTTTGTAGAGCTCTGCCTAGCGGAGTCTATTCGGAGTGGAGCTGCCCATCTGACTAGGCTAGCCGGTCTCGGAGCCATGAAGCCAGATACTGTACTATTAGGTTTCAGAGACACTGCCACCCCGAAAGACTTCTTTAGAGA CCCAATGTCTCCGTACAAGACGGATCAGTTCGACCCGGACTCCGGCGACATAATGTTCCCCACGCGCACGTCGGTCGCCACGCGCATCTCTGCGGGCGAGTACGTGCGCATGATGGCCGACGTTCTGTGTGTCAACAAGAACATATGTCTGTGCCGGCACTTCCACACGCTCGACATGGCGGCTGTCGAGAG GAGGTCACCCAACCTGAAGTACATAGATGTGTGGCTGGTGGACATTCTCCGGCCTGATGCGGAGCAGGCGTTCAGCGTGCCCGCACTGTTCGCGCTGCAGTTGGCTGCCGTGGTGCGCTCGGCGCGCGGTTGGCAGCACCTGCACCTGCGGGCGCACGTGCCGCTCACCACGCCTC aaaACATGAGTGCGGACAGCAATGGACAGCGCTCCGTGACTGACAGACTTGACGACCTGCTCAAGTTGTTGAGAATCAACGCGACCACGCACGCG GTAAGCGACTGGCCCATGCTCGAGGACTTGGGTCCGTGGCGGGAGGGGGGCTTCGAAAACCCTGGCATATATAGCCGCGTGCCGGCAAGCTATTTACGAAT AGTGAACACTATCATAAAACATCGTTGTGCCGAGGGCACCGCTGTCACCTTCATCCAGCTGCCGCAGCCTCCAGCACTCCGACCCTCGGGCGATGACGAGGCGCTCTGCGAACAGTATCTCAAG GTGTTGGATGATCTCACTGTGAATCTATCTCCGACCATACTCGTACGGGGTTTGAAGTCTGTTACTTCCACGGATCTTTGA
- the LOC126979700 gene encoding solute carrier family 12 member 9 isoform X2, producing MMEEILDPLTPSVNDSTSSGIMNKLRMRLTNVPSTTPTNEGYVEFGEFRAQSPGIKKVGTFAGVFCPVVLSMFSALIFIRMGYLVGNAGVIVTLAQFGMAYLIVGFTVTSICAISTNGAVEGGGVYFMLSRTLGPECGGAIGTLFFFANVVSSALCISACTEALMENFGESGYLVSSGGLPDGDWYRFLYRSTLNAVGLSVSLAGASLFARTSLAIWLTMVVCLASAFLSFFIIKPTMIEKPDTNHLVNDTHFSYTGLNMATFYENLYPQYGRDYTTDDGELVDFASVFGVLFTGVTGVMAGANMSGELKSPSRSIPLGTLTALLFTGISYVLLTFLTAATCSRALLQNNYVYLLPINIWKPFIAVGMLTATFSAGLSNLIGASRVLEALAKDNIFGFLLRPMVSRSGNPVMAVVMSWLLVQVGIMAGSLNTIAQVNSVLFMTSYFAINLACLGLDLASAPNFRPTFKHFSWLTSLLGLVGCAALIFALRPAYAFAVALACSSLVVALHFLSPAASEPKWGSLSQALIFHQVRKYLLLLDPRREHVKFWRPQMLLLISSPRQAAPLIDFVNDQKKGGLFVIGHVRVGQLDGSGDPLALEHSYWLKLIDHLKVKAFVELCLAESIRSGAAHLTRLAGLGAMKPDTVLLGFRDTATPKDFFRDPMSPYKTDQFDPDSGDIMFPTRTSVATRISAGEYVRMMADVLCVNKNICLCRHFHTLDMAAVERRSPNLKYIDVWLVDILRPDAEQAFSVPALFALQLAAVVRSARGWQHLHLRAHVPLTTPQNMSADSNGQRSVTDRLDDLLKLLRINATTHAVSDWPMLEDLGPWREGGFENPGIYSRVPASYLRIVNTIIKHRCAEGTAVTFIQLPQPPALRPSGDDEALCEQYLKVLDDLTVNLSPTILVRGLKSVTSTDL from the exons GTTATCTCGTGGGCAATGCCGGGGTTATAGTGACGTTAGCACAATTCGGCATGGCCTACCTAATAGTAGGATTTACTGTCACATCCATTTGCGCTATATCAACCAATGGTGCTGTCGAAGGGGGTGGAGTTTACT TTATGTTAAGCAGGACGTTGGGCCCGGAGTGCGGCGGCGCGATAGGAACTCTGTTCTTCTTCGCTAATGTAGTGTCGAGCGCGCTTTGTATCTCCGCTTGCACTGAAGCTTTGATGGAGAACTTTGGCGAGAGTG GTTATCTGGTTTCCAGCGGAGGTTTACCAGACGGTGATTGGTACCGGTTCCTCTACAGGTCCACGCTAAACGCCGTAGGACTGAGTGTCTCTCTAGCGGGCGCGTCATTGTTCGCCAGGACGAGTCTGGCCATCTGGCTCACGATGGTGGTCTGTCTCGCCAGCGCCTTCCTTAGTTTCTTCATCATCAAACCGACTATG ATAGAGAAGCCGGACACTAATCACCTGGTGAACGACACACACTTCAGCTATACGGGTCTGAATATGGCCACCTTCTACGAGAACTTATACCCTCAATATGGCAGGGACTACACCACAGATGATGGGGAATTGGTGGACTTCGCGTCGGTGTTTGGAGTACTGTTCACTGGCGTTACGGGAGTGATGGCCGGGGCCAACATGAGTG GTGAACTGAAGAGTCCGTCACGCAGTATACCCCTGGGCACGCTGACAGCACTGCTGTTCACCGGCATCTCGTACGTGCTGCTGACCTTCCTTACAGCGGCTACCTGCTCCAGGGCTCTGCTGCAGAACAACTACGTCTATCTACTGCCTATTAACATCTGGAAACCGTTTATTGCAGTCG GTATGTTGACTGCGACCTTCTCAGCCGGACTGTCAAATTTAATCGGCGCTTCGAGAGTGCTTGAGGCTTTAGCTAAGGATAACATATTTg GATTTCTTCTTCGGCCGATGGTATCGCGATCTGGCAACCCAGTAATGGCGGTGGTGATGTCATGGCTCCTCGTGCAGGTCGGAATAATGGCGGGCTCGCTGAATACCATCGCTCAg GTAAACTCTGTTCTATTTATGACGAGCTACTTCGCTATCAACCTGGCGTGTCTCGGCTTGGATCTTGCTTCGGCGCCTAACTTTAG ACCCACCTTCAAGCACTTCTCGTGGCTGACGTCCCTCCTGGGCCTGGTGGGTTGCGCGGCCCTGATCTTCGCCCTCCGGCCCGCATACGCGTTCGCGGTGGCCCTAGCATGTAGCTCGCTGGTGGTCGCGCTCCACTTCCTGTCTCCCGCGGCCTCCGAGCCCAAGTGGGGCAGCTTGAGTCAAGCACTTATATTTCACCAG GTTCGCAAGTACCTGCTCCTGCTGGACCCCCGGCGCGAGCACGTCAAGTTCTGGCGCCCTCAGATGCTGCTGCTGATCTCGTCTCCGCGACAAGCGGCGCCGCTCATCGACTTTGTTAATGATCAGAAAAAG GGTGGTCTGTTTGTGATCGGGCATGTTAGAGTCGGTCAGTTAGATGGTAGCGGGGACCCCCTGGCCCTAGAGCACTCCTACTGGCTGAAGCTGATCGACCATCTTAAG gTGAAAGCTTTTGTAGAGCTCTGCCTAGCGGAGTCTATTCGGAGTGGAGCTGCCCATCTGACTAGGCTAGCCGGTCTCGGAGCCATGAAGCCAGATACTGTACTATTAGGTTTCAGAGACACTGCCACCCCGAAAGACTTCTTTAGAGA CCCAATGTCTCCGTACAAGACGGATCAGTTCGACCCGGACTCCGGCGACATAATGTTCCCCACGCGCACGTCGGTCGCCACGCGCATCTCTGCGGGCGAGTACGTGCGCATGATGGCCGACGTTCTGTGTGTCAACAAGAACATATGTCTGTGCCGGCACTTCCACACGCTCGACATGGCGGCTGTCGAGAG GAGGTCACCCAACCTGAAGTACATAGATGTGTGGCTGGTGGACATTCTCCGGCCTGATGCGGAGCAGGCGTTCAGCGTGCCCGCACTGTTCGCGCTGCAGTTGGCTGCCGTGGTGCGCTCGGCGCGCGGTTGGCAGCACCTGCACCTGCGGGCGCACGTGCCGCTCACCACGCCTC aaaACATGAGTGCGGACAGCAATGGACAGCGCTCCGTGACTGACAGACTTGACGACCTGCTCAAGTTGTTGAGAATCAACGCGACCACGCACGCG GTAAGCGACTGGCCCATGCTCGAGGACTTGGGTCCGTGGCGGGAGGGGGGCTTCGAAAACCCTGGCATATATAGCCGCGTGCCGGCAAGCTATTTACGAAT AGTGAACACTATCATAAAACATCGTTGTGCCGAGGGCACCGCTGTCACCTTCATCCAGCTGCCGCAGCCTCCAGCACTCCGACCCTCGGGCGATGACGAGGCGCTCTGCGAACAGTATCTCAAG GTGTTGGATGATCTCACTGTGAATCTATCTCCGACCATACTCGTACGGGGTTTGAAGTCTGTTACTTCCACGGATCTTTGA